In the genome of Candidatus Binataceae bacterium, one region contains:
- a CDS encoding alpha/beta hydrolase: MAGTEDIRGHYVKVNGTRIFYDEIGDGYPIVCVHTAGACSLEYSYLLPLLAERGFHAYAPDLPGHSRSYPVNWKPHRTIHEHAEFVHAFANTLGLKKPVIMGCSIGGDITLDYAAHHWREMAAGIPMEGMSRSPTFPSPAGVALPAWGPGWQDQLERAATESLNRNCAEEKIVELRWQHRGPQVSAVGDLVAWATHDVRKLLGAVECPMLLICGEDDFWVPRPLVEETAKLLKHSEVAYLKGIGHYPMFEDPSLTAKLATDFCRKHSILK; this comes from the coding sequence ATGGCAGGCACCGAAGATATTCGCGGGCACTACGTCAAGGTCAACGGCACCAGGATCTTCTACGATGAAATCGGCGATGGCTATCCGATAGTCTGCGTTCATACCGCGGGAGCGTGCTCGCTCGAGTATTCATACCTGTTGCCCCTTCTGGCCGAGCGGGGGTTTCACGCCTATGCGCCGGATCTGCCGGGCCATTCGCGTTCCTATCCGGTCAACTGGAAGCCCCATCGCACGATCCACGAGCACGCCGAGTTCGTGCACGCCTTTGCGAATACGCTGGGGCTGAAGAAGCCGGTGATCATGGGATGCTCGATCGGCGGCGATATCACGCTCGACTACGCGGCGCATCACTGGCGCGAGATGGCGGCCGGGATACCGATGGAGGGAATGTCGCGTTCGCCCACTTTTCCGAGTCCCGCGGGCGTGGCGCTTCCGGCGTGGGGACCCGGATGGCAGGATCAGCTCGAGCGGGCCGCCACGGAATCGCTCAATAGAAACTGCGCGGAGGAAAAAATCGTCGAGCTGCGCTGGCAGCATCGTGGGCCGCAGGTCAGCGCCGTCGGGGACCTCGTGGCCTGGGCGACGCATGACGTGCGCAAGCTGCTCGGCGCGGTCGAGTGCCCGATGCTGCTGATATGCGGCGAAGACGATTTCTGGGTGCCCAGGCCGCTGGTCGAAGAAACCGCCAAGCTGCTTAAGCATTCCGAAGTGGCGTATCTCAAGGGTATCGGCCATTATCCGATGTTCGAGGACCCGTCGCTGACCGCTAAACTGGCGACCGATTTCTGCCGCAAGCATTCGATCCTGAAGTAA